A single window of Nicotiana tomentosiformis chromosome 1, ASM39032v3, whole genome shotgun sequence DNA harbors:
- the LOC138910158 gene encoding uncharacterized protein yields the protein MGKISQDLNTRPKGTLTSDTIVNPKGCNNTRHAMATITRSGRRGNAPTSNEKQLVDDDQVIREEEIPINLQVHVEVRIDIYENVEETQYDVNLSREHIIDIQEPVVQKDKAHLQKPPPPYPQILAKKNSENQFKRFIQMIKGLPINVSLVEALEQMPDYAKFMKDLVTLKRSMNFETIKVTHQVSAIVHSMAPKLEDPNAFTIP from the coding sequence atggggaaaatctctcaagatCTTAATACTCGCCCTAAGGGTACACTGACAAGTGACACaatagtaaacccaaagggttgTAACAACACAAGGCATGCCATGGCGActatcacaagaagtggaagacgtgggaatgcacccacctcaaatgAAAAGCAACTTGTGGACGATGACCAAGTGATCCGAGAGGAGGAAATCCCAATTAATCTTCAAGTACATgttgaagttcggattgatatttatgaaaatgtggaggagacccaATATGATGTGAACCTGTCTAGGGAACATATTATAGACATACAGGAACCGGTAGTACAAAAGGATAAGGCACATTTGCAAAAGCCTCCACCTCCTTACCCTCAAATACTTGCTAAGAAAAATAGTGAAAATCAATTTAAGAGGTTTATTCAAATGATTAAAGGTCTCCCTATTAATGTGTCATTGGTAGAAGCGTTAGAACAAATGCCCGATTATgccaagtttatgaaagatcttgtgaccctgaagaggtcgatgaattttgaaactattaaggtcactcatcaagtgagtgcgatTGTTCATTctatggctccaaaattggagGATCCCAATGCTTTCACAATTCCTTAA
- the LOC138910168 gene encoding uncharacterized protein, producing MVEDYLEVFMDEFLVVGYSFDEYYANLDKVLARLYKAKIEVISKLSPPPRQRFDIDIQDKKGSENQVVNHLSRLEEDGRPHASVEINDSFPDEQLLALSKKKLP from the exons atggtggaagactaccttgaggtcttcatggatgaattTTTGGTGGTTGGCTATTCTTTTGATGAGTATtatgcaaatttggacaaagtgttggctagat TGTACAAGGCAAAGATTGAAGTTATTTCTAAGCTTTCACCCCCACCTCGTCAAAGG TTTGacattgacatccaagataagaaaggaagtgaaaatcaagtggtgaaccacttgtctcgtttggaagAGGATGGGAGGCCACATGCTAGcgttgaaatcaatgactctttccccgatgagcaacttttggcaCTTTCAAAGAAAAAGTTACCATGA